In a single window of the uncultured Pseudodesulfovibrio sp. genome:
- a CDS encoding DUF805 domain-containing protein, which yields MQFMEAVQTCLRKYATFKGRAERPEFWYWALFTWILSMIAYTIDTAVAGGGNPMTRSLVVSNIVVLATAMPTISVSIRRLHDVGRSGWWFLLTFTVIGALLLLYWYVRPGRTVRLADSV from the coding sequence ATGCAATTCATGGAAGCAGTGCAAACTTGCTTGAGGAAATACGCGACGTTCAAGGGACGGGCCGAGCGGCCGGAGTTCTGGTATTGGGCGCTTTTCACCTGGATCCTGTCCATGATCGCCTACACCATCGACACCGCGGTCGCAGGCGGCGGCAATCCCATGACCCGTTCCCTGGTGGTCTCCAACATCGTGGTCCTGGCAACCGCCATGCCCACCATTTCCGTCAGCATCAGGCGTCTGCACGACGTGGGCCGCTCGGGTTGGTGGTTTCTGCTGACCTTCACCGTGATCGGCGCGTTGTTGCTGCTCTACTGGTACGTCCGTCCCGGCAGGACTGTCCGGCTCGCTGACTCCGTATAG
- a CDS encoding septal ring lytic transglycosylase RlpA family protein, with translation MRLLPTLLVVLALACFGCASASAPVQAQTSSSSFRQSGLASYYADKFQGRSTASGEPYDKNALTGAHRKLPFGTRVRVTNTKNGKSVVVRINDRGPYSKKRVIDLSRSAFSTIGKTAKGVLPVTIEVLE, from the coding sequence ATGAGATTATTGCCGACATTACTGGTCGTGCTGGCACTGGCCTGCTTCGGTTGCGCTTCCGCGTCCGCCCCCGTGCAGGCCCAGACGTCCTCTTCGAGCTTCAGACAGTCGGGGCTGGCCTCGTACTACGCCGACAAGTTCCAGGGACGATCAACCGCCAGCGGCGAGCCATACGACAAGAACGCATTGACCGGCGCGCACCGGAAACTGCCCTTTGGGACCAGGGTCCGCGTCACCAACACAAAAAACGGAAAGAGCGTCGTCGTGAGGATCAACGACCGGGGGCCGTACTCCAAAAAACGCGTCATCGACCTGTCCCGTTCCGCTTTCAGCACCATCGGGAAAACAGCAAAGGGCGTCCTGCCCGTGACGATTGAAGTTTTGGAATAG
- a CDS encoding AsmA family protein: protein MKKSLKILLAVCASLVVLCLTVAIAATILVDPNAYKGEIVRLVREKTGRQLAFEGEIELNFFPYVGFSVGPVALGNGPGFSSPEMVRIKRAKVSLDLIPLVSGRVCVGKLVLDGLSVHLDKNAEGVGNWEALAGAQDAAAETASPNGPADSDGQSVTDDDGGLNLEDISVQGVEITDAGLVYMDAQQQSVTSVGNLNLTLGAIHGTDAIPFALDFNLVSEQPKLALHPKLSGDIRLAPAARTVTLDNLTVSALGAQLSGRLRAGMRNGEPQFSGTLRLADTSPRDLLDKLGITLPETSDPSVLERLSAEIQFIGTSDSLQLNSLTAKIDDTTMSVQGAVINFHAPKISLAMQVDGIDLDRYLPPPAESEPASGVVQRAADSKPARPEQEPDLSALRDLTLDARMAVGGLKVRNVKASDIRIAVNVHDGVLCVSALSLSLYGGRFEGRATLDANGQDVSWAGQGSLQGLNTLPLLHDLLGRDVLSGAASVDFNLTGSGLTAESVKKSVCGNAALSVTDGAVVGVDVAKMIRDGLNQATGDDAEDGEPGDFEYSRLSASATLKNGHLVNDDLELDSTLVEASGAGWADLPGNSTDYKAMVTVVGSLDGLEGELLETVQGVPLPLHVQGKLDQPLVGLDTEAVGKLFVTAGVNAGLDILVDGLLGDAPDDSSLDGDEDSESDEYVDRDTSGEGRDSLLDVLF from the coding sequence ATGAAAAAATCCCTCAAGATACTGCTGGCGGTTTGCGCTTCGCTCGTGGTTCTTTGCCTCACCGTTGCCATCGCGGCCACGATTCTCGTCGACCCGAATGCGTACAAAGGGGAAATAGTCCGTCTGGTCCGGGAAAAGACCGGACGGCAGTTGGCCTTTGAAGGTGAAATCGAACTCAATTTCTTCCCGTATGTCGGGTTCAGCGTCGGACCCGTTGCACTGGGCAACGGCCCGGGGTTTTCCTCTCCCGAGATGGTCCGCATCAAAAGGGCGAAAGTCTCCCTGGACCTGATCCCGCTCGTTTCCGGGCGGGTCTGCGTGGGCAAGCTTGTGCTGGACGGGCTGTCTGTGCACCTCGACAAAAATGCGGAAGGCGTCGGCAATTGGGAAGCCCTGGCCGGAGCCCAAGACGCAGCGGCCGAGACAGCTTCGCCCAACGGGCCTGCCGATTCGGACGGTCAGTCCGTTACGGACGACGACGGAGGGCTGAACCTGGAGGACATTTCCGTCCAAGGCGTCGAGATCACCGACGCGGGCTTGGTCTACATGGACGCGCAGCAACAGTCCGTGACGTCGGTGGGCAATCTCAACCTGACGCTGGGGGCGATACACGGCACGGACGCCATTCCCTTCGCGCTCGATTTCAATCTGGTGTCGGAGCAGCCCAAACTCGCCCTCCACCCGAAGCTCTCCGGCGACATCCGGTTGGCCCCGGCGGCCAGGACGGTGACCCTGGACAACCTGACCGTGTCGGCCCTGGGCGCGCAACTCTCCGGGCGGTTGCGAGCGGGGATGCGGAATGGAGAACCCCAGTTTTCCGGGACCCTGCGGCTGGCCGATACATCCCCCCGGGATCTGTTGGATAAATTGGGAATAACGCTGCCCGAGACATCCGATCCGTCCGTTTTGGAGCGGCTCTCCGCCGAGATACAATTCATCGGGACCAGCGATTCCCTTCAGTTGAACTCCCTGACGGCCAAAATCGACGACACCACAATGTCAGTCCAGGGAGCGGTCATCAATTTCCATGCTCCGAAGATTTCTCTCGCCATGCAGGTGGACGGCATCGACCTCGACCGTTACCTGCCGCCACCGGCAGAATCCGAACCCGCGTCCGGTGTCGTACAGAGAGCTGCCGATTCGAAACCCGCCCGGCCCGAACAAGAACCGGACCTGAGCGCTTTGCGCGACCTCACCCTGGACGCCCGGATGGCGGTCGGCGGGCTGAAGGTCCGGAACGTAAAGGCCTCCGATATCCGCATCGCCGTCAACGTTCATGACGGCGTGCTCTGCGTTTCTGCCCTCTCTCTGTCTCTCTATGGTGGACGGTTCGAGGGGCGGGCAACGCTTGATGCGAACGGCCAGGACGTGTCCTGGGCCGGACAGGGTTCCCTGCAGGGGTTGAACACACTGCCTCTGCTGCACGATCTGCTCGGCAGGGACGTGCTGAGCGGCGCGGCCTCGGTCGATTTCAATCTGACCGGATCAGGATTGACGGCAGAGAGCGTGAAGAAGTCGGTATGCGGCAATGCGGCCCTATCCGTCACCGACGGCGCGGTCGTCGGCGTGGACGTGGCCAAGATGATCCGCGACGGCTTGAACCAGGCCACGGGGGATGACGCGGAGGATGGAGAGCCGGGCGATTTCGAATATTCCCGGCTCAGTGCTTCGGCCACGCTGAAGAACGGCCATCTCGTGAACGATGATCTGGAGCTTGACTCGACGCTTGTGGAGGCCAGCGGGGCTGGCTGGGCGGATCTGCCCGGCAACTCGACCGACTACAAGGCGATGGTCACCGTGGTCGGTTCCCTCGACGGCCTCGAAGGCGAACTCCTTGAGACGGTTCAGGGCGTCCCTCTCCCCCTGCATGTACAAGGGAAGTTGGATCAGCCTTTGGTCGGCCTGGACACGGAAGCCGTGGGCAAGCTGTTCGTGACGGCGGGCGTCAACGCGGGATTGGACATCCTGGTCGACGGCCTGCTCGGGGATGCCCCCGATGACTCCTCATTGGACGGGGACGAGGACTCCGAATCGGATGAATATGTTGACCGGGATACTTCCGGTGAAGGCCGGGACAGTCTGCTCGACGTCCTGTTCTGA